The Pasteurella multocida genome contains a region encoding:
- the argR gene encoding transcriptional regulator ArgR, with protein sequence MNYEKQDNLLNAFKDLLAQERFGSQSEIVQALQELGFTQINQSKVSRMLTKFGAVRTRNTRMEMVYCLPNELSVPNTKSPLKNLVLDIDHNHFVVVIRTTPGAAQLIARLLDSIGKADGILGTIAGDDTIFVTPTLDANIADLIKSIRNLFESSI encoded by the coding sequence ATGAATTACGAGAAACAAGATAACTTACTCAATGCCTTTAAAGATCTTCTTGCCCAGGAACGATTTGGCTCACAAAGCGAGATTGTACAAGCCTTACAAGAGCTTGGTTTTACACAGATTAACCAATCGAAAGTCTCACGAATGTTAACCAAATTTGGCGCGGTCAGAACACGCAATACCCGCATGGAAATGGTTTATTGCTTGCCAAATGAACTCAGTGTGCCAAATACCAAAAGCCCACTGAAAAATTTAGTTCTAGACATTGATCACAACCATTTTGTTGTCGTAATAAGAACGACGCCTGGTGCAGCCCAATTAATTGCGCGACTGCTCGACTCGATTGGTAAAGCCGACGGCATCTTAGGAACAATCGCAGGTGATGATACGATTTTTGTCACCCCCACTTTAGATGCCAATATTGCAGATTTAATCAAAAGTATCCGAAATTTATTTGAAAGCAGTATATAA
- the mdh gene encoding malate dehydrogenase, giving the protein MKVAVLGAAGGIGQALALLLKLQLPAGSELSLYDIAPVTPGVAADVSHIPTAVKVQGFAGEDPTPALQGADVVLISAGVARKPGMDRSDLFNINAGIVRNLIEKVAQVCPKACVGIITNPVNTTVAIAAEVLKKAGVYDKRKLFGVTTLDIIRSETFVSELKNLEPARTTVPVIGGHSGVTILPLLSQVQYAEWNEAEIAPLTKRIQNAGTEVVEAKAGGGSATLSMAQAAARFALSLVKGLNGENVVECTYVEGDGKYARFFAQPVRLGKEGVEEILPLGPLSAFEQHALDAMLETLRADIELGEKFVNQ; this is encoded by the coding sequence ATGAAAGTTGCAGTTCTAGGTGCCGCAGGTGGTATTGGTCAAGCGTTAGCATTATTATTGAAATTACAATTACCAGCCGGTTCAGAGTTATCATTATATGATATTGCCCCCGTGACACCAGGTGTTGCTGCGGATGTCAGCCATATTCCAACAGCTGTAAAAGTGCAAGGATTTGCCGGTGAAGATCCAACACCTGCATTACAAGGGGCTGATGTAGTATTAATTTCTGCAGGTGTTGCACGTAAACCGGGTATGGATCGTTCTGATTTATTTAATATTAATGCCGGTATCGTGCGTAACTTAATTGAGAAAGTTGCGCAAGTTTGTCCAAAAGCTTGTGTGGGGATTATTACTAATCCAGTGAATACGACAGTAGCAATTGCGGCTGAAGTATTGAAAAAAGCGGGTGTTTACGATAAGCGTAAATTATTCGGTGTAACCACATTAGATATTATTCGTTCTGAAACCTTTGTATCAGAATTGAAAAATTTAGAGCCAGCGCGCACGACAGTGCCTGTGATTGGTGGGCATTCTGGTGTCACCATTCTTCCATTACTTTCTCAAGTCCAATACGCAGAGTGGAATGAAGCGGAAATTGCACCATTAACAAAACGTATTCAAAATGCGGGTACCGAAGTGGTCGAAGCAAAAGCGGGTGGTGGTTCAGCAACGTTATCCATGGCACAAGCCGCAGCACGTTTTGCACTTTCTTTAGTTAAAGGCTTAAATGGGGAAAATGTAGTTGAATGTACTTATGTGGAAGGTGATGGCAAATATGCCCGTTTCTTTGCTCAGCCTGTTCGTTTAGGTAAAGAAGGGGTTGAAGAAATCCTGCCATTAGGACCATTGAGTGCATTTGAACAACACGCATTAGATGCAATGTTAGAAACATTACGTGCGGATATTGAATTAGGCGAGAAATTTGTCAATCAATAA